The following nucleotide sequence is from Thermodesulfobacteriota bacterium.
CAGGGCCCGGGATATGGCCAGCATCTGCTGTTCGCCGCCGCTCAAGGTTCCGCCGGCCTGGTGCCGCCGCTGCTGCAGAATCGGAAACAGGTCAAAGATGTAGTCCAGGTCCTGGCGGATACCCGCCCGGTCTTTACGTAAATAGGCGCCCATATCCAGGTTCTCCTGCACGGTCAGGCGGGGGAAGATGCGCCGGCCTTCCGGGACCTGGGAGATGCCCAGGGAGACGATCTTTGCGGCGGGCAGGCCGGTGACGGCCCGGCCCAGGAAACGGATCTGCCCTTTTTGCGCCGGCACCACCCCGCAGATGGTCATGAGGGTGGTGGTCTTGCCCGCGCCGTTAGCGCCGATGAGGCTGACGATTTCACCCTCGATGATCTTGAGGGAAACATCCCGCAGGGCGGTGATGTTGCCGTAAGCGGCGCAGACGTTCACCAGCTCAAGCATCGAAATCCTCCCCCAGGTAGGCCTTGATCACTTTCGGGTCGGACCGGATCTGCTCCGGCCGGCCGTCGGCAATCTTTCGTCCGTAATCTAAAACATAAATCCGGTCGGACAGGTTCATGACCAGTTTCATGTCATGCTCGATCAGCAGGATGGAGACATTCTCCATGTCGCGCAGCCGGACGATGAGTTCGTCCAGTTCCTGCGTCTCCCTGGGGTTCATGCCGGCGGCGGGTTCGTCCAGGAGCAGGAGGAAAGGCCCGGTGGCCAGGGCCCGGGCGATTTCCAGCCGGCGCTGGGCGCCGTAAGGCAGGTTCTTCGCCGGTTCGTTGACGTATGCGGTCAGGCCGATCTTCTCCAGAACGGCATAACTGTCATGGACCACCTTTTCC
It contains:
- a CDS encoding ABC transporter ATP-binding protein; its protein translation is MLELVNVCAAYGNITALRDVSLKIIEGEIVSLIGANGAGKTTTLMTICGVVPAQKGQIRFLGRAVTGLPAAKIVSLGISQVPEGRRIFPRLTVQENLDMGAYLRKDRAGIRQDLDYIFDLFPILQQRRHQAGGTLSGGEQQMLAISRALMARPRLLLLDEPSLGLAPIMIRHIFDIIRKINVENGTAIFLVEQNANLALKVAGRGYVMENGCVTLTDSARRLLENPEVRKAYLGM